In Arvicanthis niloticus isolate mArvNil1 chromosome 10, mArvNil1.pat.X, whole genome shotgun sequence, a single genomic region encodes these proteins:
- the F13b gene encoding coagulation factor XIII B chain, which yields MTHTLKMRPRHLPFTLILIISGELYAQEKQCDFPNVENGRIAQYYYTFERFYFPMSVDKKLSFFCLAGYATESGKQEEKITCTAEGWSPKPRCYKKCLKPVLRNGYVSDGKVLYKIQEHMRYGCTSGYKTTGGKDEEVVQCLSEGWSSQPSCRKEQETCLAPELDHGNYSTTQRTFQVKDRVGYTCSAGYYTATGKQTEEAECQAHGWSLTPQCNKLMCSSLRSIENGYFHPVKQTYEEGDVVQFFCHKNYYLSGSDLIQCYNFGWYPESPICEGRRNRCPPPPVPLNSKIQPQSTTYRHGETVHIECELNFVIQGSGELLCENGKWTEPPKCIEAKEKIACEQPPSVENSIAHPHSETYYSGDTVTYKCGGGYSLRGSSTITCNHGRWTLPPECVENIENCKPPPDIANGAVVDGLLASYTTGSSVEYRCNEYYLLNGSKTSHCEQGMWSSPPVCLEPCTIDVDHMNRNNIEMKWKYEGKILHGDLIDFVCKQGYGLSPWTPLSEVSVQCNRGDVRYPVCIRRESKGMCASPPVIRNGDIVSSAASTYENGSSVEYRCLDNHFLQGSQVAYCVDGVWTTPPSCLEPCTLSFAEMDENYLQLKWNFDNRPLILHGEYIEFMCKRDAYITETSVIGSELRVQCDRGRLKYPKCTPIERSLSFQEALRT from the exons ATGACACATACACTGAAGATGAGGCCGAGACACTTGCCATTTACTCTTATATTAATCATCTCAGGAGAACTCTATGCGCAAG AGAAACAGTGTGATTTTCCTAACGTGGAAAATGGAAGGATTGCCCAATATTATTATACATTTGAAAGGTTTTACTTCCCCATGAGTGTAGACAAAAAACTATCATTCTTCTGTTTGGCTGGCTATGCAACTGAAAGTGGGAAGCAAGAAGAGAAAATCACGTGTACAGCAGAAGGCTGGTCTCCAAAACCAAGGTGCTACA AAAAATGTCTGAAGCCTGTCCTAAGGAATGGCTATGTCTCCGATGGCAAAGTACTGTACAAAATTCAAGAGCATATGCGCTACGGTTGCACTTCAGGATACAAAACCACCGGGGGAAAGGATGAAGAGGTTGTCCAGTGTCTTTCTGAAGGGTGGTCTTCTCAACCGTCCTGCAGGAAAGAACAAG AGACATGTTTGGCCCCTGAGCTGGATCATGGAAATTATTCCACGACGCAGAGAACATTCCAAGTGAAGGACAGAGTGGGGTACACATGCTCTGCGGGCTACTACACTGCTACAGGGAAGCAGACCGAGGAAGCAGAGTGCCAGGCTCATGGCTGGTCCCTCACGCCACAGTGCAACA AATTAATGTGCTCTTCTTTGAGATCAATAGAAAATGGCTATTTTCATCCTGTAAAGCAAACCTATGAAGAAGGAGATGTTGTTCAATTTTTTTGTCATAAAAATTATTACCTAAGTGGATCTGATCTAATTCAGTGCTATAACTTTGGCTGGTATCCAGAATCTCCCATATGTGaag GAAGAAGAAATCGATGCCCTCCTCCACCTGTGCCTCTAAATTCTAAAATTCAGCCACAGTCAACAACGTACCGTCATGGAGAAACAGTACATATAGAGTGTGAGCTTAATTTTGTGATTCAGGGTTCAGGAGAACTACTCTGTGAAAACGGGAAGTGGACAGAACCTCCAAAATGTATTG AAGCAAAGGAGAAGATAGCCTGTGAGCAACCACCCTCCGTTGAGAATAGCATTGCACACCCACACTCTGAGACTTACTACAGTGGGGACACAGTGACATACAAGTGTGGAGGGGGCTACAGTCTCCGAGGGTCAAGTACGATAACTTGCAATCATGGTCGCTGGACACTGCCCCCTGAGTGTGTTG AGAATATTGAGAATTGTAAGCCTCCTCCTGACATAGCAAATGGTGCAGTCGTTGATGGGTTACTGGCAAGTTACACAACAGGATCTTCAGTGGAGTACAGATGCAATGAGTATTATTTATTGAATGGATCAAAAACATCTCACTGTGAACAAGGAATGTGGTCATCTCCACCTGTCTGCTTGG agccATGCACTATTGATGTGGATCACATGAACAGGAATAACATAGAGATGAAATGGAAATATGAGGGCAAGATTTTACACGGAGACCTAATAGATTTTGTGTGTAAACAGGGATATGGCTTGTCGCCATGGACCCCACTGTCTGAAGTATCTGTGCAGTGCAATCGAGGAGATGTGAGATACCCTGTGTGCATTAGAAGAG AATCTAAAGGGATGTGTGCATCTCCTCCGGTGATAAGAAATGGAGACATTGTTAGTTCAGCAGCCAGCACCTATGAAAATGGCTCCTCAGTAGAATACCGGTGTTTGGATAACCATTTCCTACAAGGGTCTCAGGTTGCCTATTGTGTAGATGGAGTGTGGACTACGCCACCGtcatgtttag AGCCTTGCACGTTATCATTTGCTGAAATGGATGAGAATTATTTACAGTTGAAATGGAATTTTGACAACAGACCACTCATTCTCCATGGCGAGTATATTGAATTTATGTGTAAGAGAGATGCGTATATAACTGAGACATCTGTTATTGGGTCTGAACTTCGAGTGCAGTGTGACAGGGGAAGGCTGAAATACCCTAAGTGTACTCCAATAGAAAG GAGTCTGTCCTTTCAGGAAGCGTTAAGGACCTGA